CTGTGAGAATGGTTCCTAAGAAACCGCAAACACCATGTACGGAAGAAGCACCTACCGGGTCGTCGATTTTCAGGACTTTATCAATAAAGTCTACCGAGAATATCATCACAACGCCACAGATAGCACCAATCAACACGGCTCCTGCGGGAGATACGGCATCGCATCCTGCGGTGATACCTACCAAGCCTGCCAGTACACCATTTAGTGTCAATGACAAAGAGGGTTTTCCGTACTTCATCCAACTGATTACCAAGGCGAAGAAACCACCCGCACAAGCTGCAAGATTGGTTGTCAGGAATACATGTGAGATTGCGTTTGCATCTGCTTCGGTACTTGCTGCCAACTGGGAACCAGGGTTGAACCCGAACCATCCGAACCAAAGGATAAATACACCCAGCGCGGCAACAGTCAGGTTATGTCCCGGAATAGCTCTGGATTTACCGTCTTTTCCATATTTGCCGATACGTGGGCCTAGAATGGCGGCACCTACCAGGGCAAGCCATCCACCTACCGAGTGAACAACAGTGGAACCTGCAAAATCATGAAAGGTCGTTCCGAAAAGGTTCATCATAAAAGAACCTGCTTCGCCGTTCATCAGCCAACCGCTGCCCCAAGTCCAATGACCGGAAATCGGGTAAATCAGTACACTGATGAAGATTGTATAAATCAAATACATGGAGAATTTGGTACGTTCTGCCATTGCTCCTGATACGATGGTAGCGGCAGTGGCGCAGAATACGGTCTGGAAAATAAGGAATCCTTCTTTGGGCAATCCGTTATCCATGAAAGACAGGTCGAAGAAGTGGGGCATCCCGATGAATCCGCCTGCGCCGAACATCAGTCCGAAACCGATAAACCAGTAAAGCAAAGAACCGAACATGAAGTCTACGAAGTTCTTCATCAGAATATTGGCAGTATTCTTCACTCTTGTGAAACCAGCTTCTACTAGGGCAAATCCCGGCTGCATGAAGAATACGAGCATAGCTGCAAGTAGCATCCAAACCGTATTTAATCCTAAAGCCAGTTCGCTGATAGTATTCGGGGCTTCTGCCGTAGATTCGGTTGGGAGTACTGAAAGTTCAGTTATTGTCTCTGTTATTGCTGCAACAGTATCGGCAGCGGCTGTGTCTTGCGCTGACAAATCCATAGTAAAACAGCATAACATGAACATAGTAGTGGCTATCCATGGCTTTACGAAGCCATGACTTTTATATTTTGTATCCATAATAATTATCTTATTTAATACCTTTATAAATTAGTTATAATCCGCAAGGAAACCTAGTAGCGGCACCTTGTCGCTGCCACTGGCCTAGCGTTCTTGTTCGGCATTATAGAGCGCTATGTCGCCCCGTTCGGCAGTGCGGATGCGGATAGCATCCTCGATGGGGATGACGAAGATACGTCCATCGCCGATTTCTCCGGTTTGTGCAGCCTTAATAATGGCTTGTACCGTCTTTTCTGCATTTTTGTCGCGTACGACAATAGAGATAAGTATTCGTTCGATGGTGCTGGTGTCATAGACTACGCCACGATAGATACGTCCCTGGCGAGCTTTCCCAATACCTCTTACGTCATAGTAAGAGAACCATTCAATGTCCGCCTCGAGAAGGGCGTCTTTCACGTCCTCAAATTTGGTTTTACGGATAATAGCTTCAATCTTTTTCATATACCTTAAATTATTAGTGTTGACCAATAAAAGAAAGAGGTATAGGGCAGTGGCAGCCATAGCAGGTTACCATACAACAAACCGATAAAATCTAAACTCTAACTACCTTGACCCCTATACACTCCTTTTGATATTTTAAATTCTCTCTCTCTTAAAAACTTAGTCCGAATGTGAAATAAGCTCTTTCCGTGCGTGGATTGACTGATACCTTGGCGAATACCGGTACGGAGAAGGAATCGGTAATCTTGATGTCCTTGGAAGCTCCGAGGCTGACATCGGAAACACAGAACCCGCTTGTATAGCCATTATAGAAAGTCGTTTCCCAAGGTACCACGCCCAAATCTACTGTCCAGTCAAGACCACCTAATGTGAACGGTGCGCTGAGTGCGAGATAGGAAGAATAAGCCCTTTTGCCATTTTCTTTCACACCGTCGGCACCTGCAAAGTTCGTGTACCAGTTGACGGACAGCAGACCGAAATCATATCCCACTTGTGCTTCAAATACATGAGCCGTAGAATGGGCTCCATACTTAAAATACTTGTTGATTGAATAAACCGTTTCTCCGTCATCGTCTACACCTGTCGCTACCTGGGTATTAAACCAATAATCTGTTACCGAAACGCTAAAACCACCTATTGAGTAACCGAGAGTCAAATCAAACTCTTTTGTGTCTGCCGGTTCGAATCCTGCAGAACCCCATGCTCCGAGTGAAAAACCTTTGTAAGCAATCCCCAGTGAAGGCTGGATACTGACTCCGCCTAAATCCTGCCCACGCCAGATGTAACCGCTTACCAGGTCAGCTCCCACGGAAGCTTCTACTTTATCTTGTGCCATCGTTGCGGATGGGACAAGCCCTGACAGTAATAATGCTACTGTTATTACCCCCTTGTTTTTGTTAATCGTCGTTTTCATCGTCTTTTTACCTTTAAAAGTTAGAAAAATGTGGATGTACGGTCCATGTATATAGTAGCGCGCGAAATACTATCGTTTTTTTATAGATAACTGATAATGGATAACTGATAATGCAGGAATGATGATGTCCGTTAATGGGGGTATGTTGAACTTTCCATTTCCCGCTATCCATTATTCATTCAATCAGAGCCAGTTTTTTATTCTTCTCATAGCTTCGATACAGTCGTTGCGTTCGCCGAAAGCGGTCAGGCGGATATATCCCTCGCCACTTGGCCCGAAACCCACACCGGGAGTACCGACAACATTGGCTTCATACAACATCTGTTCAAAGAATCGCCATGAGGATAGGCCATTCGGAGTTTTCACCCATAAATAGGGAGCGTTCACTCCGCCGTAAACTTTCAATCCGGTAGCTTCCAACCCTTCCTTCATGATTTTTGCGTTGGTCATATAATAATTTATCGTTTCTTTAATCTGTGCCTTGCCTTCCGCACTGTAAACAGCTTCCGCAGCCCGTTGGGTGATGTAGGAAGTGCCGTTGAACTTGGTGCACTGCCGGCGGTTCCATAGTCTGTTGAGCGGGATGCGGTCGCCTTCCAACGTTGCGGCAGTAAGCTCTTTCGGTACTACCGTGTATCCGCAACGTACTCCGGTGAATCCTGCCGTCTTTGAGAAGCTACGGAATTCAATGGCACATTTCTTCGCCCCCTTAATTTCGTAAATAGAGTGGGGGACGTTTTCGTCCTGGATATACGCTTCGTATGCGGCATCAAACAGGATTAACGTGTCGTTAGCCAAAGCATAGTCCACCCATTTCTTCAGTTCCGGTTTGGTCAGTGTTGTGCCGGTCGGGTTGTTCGGATAGCAGAGATAAACAATATCTATCCGTTTGTCTGGGATTTCAGGAATGAAGTTGTTTTCACTCGTACAGGGCATATATGTGACATTGCTCCATTTGCCCGTTTCCTCTTCCAGTACTCCGGCACGTCCGCACATGACGTTACTGTCAATATATACCGGATAAATAGGGTCTGTAACGCCTACGCTATTGTCATGGCGAAGAATATCACCTATGTTCCCGGTATCGCTTTTAGCTCCGTCACTGACAAATATTTCGGAAGCGGAAAAGTGAATCCCGCGTGGGGCAAAATCATTCTTTATAATTGCTTCAATCAAAAAATCATATCCCTGTTCAGGACCATATCCGCGGAATGTATCTTTATTGGCAAGTTCTTCTACCGCTTTGTGCATTGCTTCGGTACAGGCTTGGGGAAGCGGCTGAGTAACATCGCCGATACCTAGCCGTATGATGTCCTGTTTGGGATGCGTTATCCTGAAAGTATTTACCTTTTTCGCTATATCCGAGAACAAGTAACTTCCCGGCAATTTCAAAAAATGTTCGTTTACTAATGCCATATTGTGATTGTTTTAAGTTTCTATCCGTATTCATTCTCAATTCGCTGTTCTCATCTCTCCATTCTCATCCCTCAACTTCTTCAATTTCCCCATCGAAAACTTTGGTTGCCGGTCCTGTCATCCATATATGTCCTGAGGCTTCGTTCCATTCAATGATGACTGTGCCGCCGTCCATTATTATATTGCTTTTTCTTCCTGCAAGTCCGTTGATGAAGGCAGCTACTGCTGTAGCGCAAGCACCTGTTCCGCAAGCTTGGGTAATTCCCGAACCTCTTTCCCAGACTCTCATCCGTATGGTATCTTTGCCGACAATTTGTGCAAACTCCACATTTGTTCTGTCAGGAAAAAGAGGGTCGTTTTCTAATTCAGGACCGATTTCCGGTAAGTTAATCCGGGTTATATCATCCACAAAAGTAACTAGATGAGGATTTCCTATGGATACTTTAGTTGACCGGAAAGGATATTTCCCTTCCCAATGTACTTCTTCCGTTTCCAGCGGACTGCCCATATCTACTGTCACTGCTGTAACTGTTTTTCTTTCTACGTGAAGTTTCAGTATTTTAATACCTGACAGCGTTTCCAGTGTGATTTCAGTTTTATCGGTCAAACCGTATTCATATACGTATTTGCCTACGCAACGGCTACCGTTTCCGCACATCATCGCTTCCGAACCGTCAGCATTGAAAATACGCATGCTGAAATCAGCCTTATCAGAACTTCCAATCAATATAAGTCCGTCACTCCCAATTCCTGTATGAAACTTGCTCCATTCGATTGCTTTCTTTTCAGGCTCTTCTATCGGATATTGGATAGTGTCTACATATATGTAGTCATTTCCCGCTCCATGCATTTTGGTGAACTTAATTCTGTTTGTCATTTTGATTTATATTTATTGGTAGTTGTATCCTTTTGTTTTATTACAATGCAAAGATATGGCTTTTTGTTTTATGTTTTGTTAGAAAGCATATCTAATATCTATTTATTTTTAATAAGCTTTCAATCGCCTAGTATGTAGCTATATATGCTTATAAATTGAAATTATACACATCTGTATATTGATAAATTGTTATTTGGGTGAGCAGTTTTGCATATTCTTTCATAATATATAAAGAATATTTAGCCTTGATAATCCGAAGAACCTTTTCCTATATCCGTTGTTTTAGCACTATACTTAACATAAAAATGTAGAAATATGAATATAGAAAAACAATTAGAAACGGCAGTAAGGACCAATCATTTGGTATTGCTTGTGTTTTATGCCGACTGGTCGCCTCATTACGAATGGATAGGACCGGTACTTCGTACTTATGAAAAGAGGACGATTGAATTAGTAAAGGTAAATGTTGGAGAGAATAAAGCAATCGCCGATGCGCACAATATAGATACTGTTCCGGCATTCCTCTTATTACATAAGAGAAATGAACTTTGGCGGCAAGTAGGAGAATTGACGGTGGAAGAGTTGAAAGAGGTGCTGGATGATTTCAGATGAATTGGCTGTAATATTTTATTGGTGTTTGTGGAAATACGGATGTTCTCTTCAATGTCAAATGAATGGTTTGGTAAATATTTGATTATTAATATATTATGAATAGCTGTTTTTTCTTTTAAAGCAACGGGTGATTCCTTTTAAAGGAATCACCCGTTGCACACCGAGGAATGCCCTCTTCCTTTAAAAGGAATGCTCCATTGCTTTAAGCTCGGATACTAAATGATTAAATATGTCTTGATTTATTGTTGCTTGAGCTCTTTCTGCAATATAACCGGCTCATTGGTAGTAATAAAGTCTGCTTTATTCTCAATCAGCCATTTCATGTCTTCTGCCTCATCCACTGTCCACACATTGACTTTCAAGCCAAGGTCATGCGCTTCCTTAATCCATTCGGGATGTTTTTTTATTACGCCGAAGTGATAGTCAAGTCCCGCAGCACCGAGCTCTTTTAATTCTTTCGGAGATAAGTCACCGTTCAGATAGAATACCGGGGTTCCGGCTGGTGCCAGGCGGATAAATTCTTTCATGGCGTGCAGAGAGAAAGTGATATATTCCATGCGGCTTTCCAATCCCATACTTTTTACCATAGCCACAATTTCCTGCACAGCTTTTGTCTCACGCTTCTTGGTACTGTGTGCTTTGAGTTCGAGTATTAATTGGGCATTGCATTTTTTTCCTGCTTCCAAATATTGTTTTAAACTAGGCAGGTTTTCTCCGTTGGAGAGTTTCAGCCCAGTCAGTGCATCCCCTTTGGAATATTCCATCGGTCGCATTTTATAAACGGGATCACGATTGACAACCAGTTTGTTATCTTTGGCAATCCATACATCAAATTCTGAACCATAGCACCCGATGGAATCTGCTTTTTGAAGCGCGGTAATACTGTTTTGTGATGAACCCGGGGTTTTCCAATAACCACGGTGGGCAATTACTTTTGTCTGTGCCTGCATACAGCATGCAGTTACTAAAAGGGCAGAAGCCATCATCATTTTCTTTAAATTCATTTGTCTGGTCTTTAAAAGGTTTAATAGATTTAATTGGGTTTGGCTTCAAAAGTATAAAAAAGAAAACGCAAATCAGACAATAATATGCTAATCTGCGTTAATCTTAGGGATTTTAGAATAGAAATGCTACAAAAGAATAACAGAAATAATCCATTCTATTACTTTTCGACAAATTAAGTATAGGCTTCTTCATGTATTCCTTTTACTGCGCGTCCGCTTGGTTCGTTCAGGTTTCTGAAAGAAATATCCCATGCCAGCGCTTCTGCCGTAGAGCAGGCTACGCTGGGAACACTCGGTACGCTGCGAGCCGCACTTTCACTGGGGAAATGTTCTTCAAAGATGCTACGATAATAATATTCTTCCTTGTTTTGCGGAGTATTGATGGGGAAACGTTCGGCTGCATGTGCCATTTGTTCGTCACTTACGGCAGCGGTTGTTATTTCTTTCAATGTATCAATCCAGGAATATCCCACACCGTCACTGAACTGCTCTTTCTGTCTCCATGCCACGCTTTCCGGCAGCATATCGGCGAAAGCCTCACGTACGATTCTTTTTTCAATATCCTTTCCTGGGCACATTTTAGCCTTTGGGTTCAGCGTCATTGCCACATCAAGAAACTCTTTATCAAGGAAAGGAACACGTCCTTCAACTCCCCAGGCAGATAAACTCTTGTTAGCCCGGAGACAGTCGTACATATGCAATTTTGAAAGTTTGCGTACCGTTTCTTCGTGGAACGCCTGCGGAGTAGGGGCTTTGTGAAAATAGAGATAACCCCCAAAAACTTCATCGGCACCTTCACCGCTCAACACCATTTTGATACCCATGGACTTGATGACACGTGCCAGCAGATACATTGGAGTAGAAGCCCGCACGGTAGTTACGTCATACGTCTCGATGAAATAAATTACGTCACGAATCGCATCCAGCCCTTCCTGCACGGTGTAGTTTATTTCGTGATGCACCGTGCCGATATATTCGGCAACCTCACGCGCCTTTATCAAGTCGGGCGCACCCTTCAGACCGATGGCAAAAGAGTGAAGCTGCGGCCACCAGGCATCGCTTGCTCCGTCTGTTTCTATACGTTTGGCTGCATATTTCTTGGCGATAGCGGAAATGACAGAACTGTCCAGACCGCCGGAAAGAAGTACTCCATAAGGTACGTCACTCATCAACTGGCGATGAACGGCATCTTCTAATGCTGTTTTTACATCGGCGGTTCGGGCATCGTTGTCTTTTACAGCTTCGTATTCTGTCCAGTCACGCGAATACCAGCGTTTCATCTTCCCCTCTTTACTGTAAAAGTAATGTCCGGGAAGGAATACTTCGTATTCGTCACAAAATCCTTCAAGCGCTTTCAGTTCGCTGCCGAAGTAGACTTTTCCCTCTTTGTCCTTACCTATATATAAAGGTATAACGCCGATAGGGTCGCGGGCAATCAGGAACTCATCTTTCTCTTCGTCATAAAGGACAAAAGCAAAGATACCACTGATGTCTTCCAGGAAATGAATACCTTTATCTTTATAAAGGACAAGAATAACCTCACAATCACTGCCTGTCTGAAAATCATATCTCCCGGCATATTTTGCACGAATATCACGGTGGTTGTAGATTTCACCGTTTACGGCGAGCACCTGTTTACGGTCCGGCGAGTATAAGGGTTGCCCGCCACTTTGCGGGTCGACGATAGAAAGACGTTCGTGTGCCAGGATGGCACTTCCGCCTACATAGATTCCGCTCCAGTCCGGTCCGCGATGACGGATTTTCTGGGCCATTTTCAGTGCTTTGTCTCTTAGCTCTTTGGTCTGAGCTTTTATATTGAGTATACCTGCTATTCCACACATAACTTTAATTTTTGGTTGTTAAATAAGCATCAATTTTCGCAGCCGCTTTCCGTCCGCCTGCCATGGCACGTACTACCAGACTGGCTCCGGTAGCTGCATCTCCGGCAAGAAATACATTATCGGCAAATTGCGGTTGTTCCGGTTTCAAGAATCCCATAGCCAGCAATACCATATCCGCCTCGATTACCTCTTTTTTTCCGGTAGGTTTCATTGCCGGGCGTCCGCTGTCTGTTGCCGGAATCCATTCTACCTCTTCCACCTCTACACCGGTCACCTTTCCGTTCTTTCCGAGGAACTGATTGGAAGCCAGGCACCAGCGTCGTGTGCACCCTTCTTCATGGCTGGAAGTTGTTTTGAAGACTATCGGCCATTGCGGCCACGGAGTAGCCGGATTATGTCCCACAGGCGGTTTAGGCATAATTTCAATTTGAGTTACACTGATAGCTCCCTGGCGTACACTGGTTCCGATACAATCCGAACCGGTATCTCCACCACCGATGACAAGCACCTTTTTTCCTTTGGCATTCACTAATTTATCTTTTGGGAAAGTCTGTCCTTCCAAAATCCTGTTTTGTTGAGCCAGCATTTCGAGGGCAAAGTGAATACCTTTCAATTCTCTTCCCGGAATACTTAAATCTCGTGCTGTCGGTGTACCTGTGCAGATGCAGTAAGCATCAAACCCTTCCGGCAGATGATTGACATCAACTTCGACTCCCATTTCAAACTTGATTCCTTCCGCTGCTAATATATTCATGCGTCGGTCAATCACATTCTTATCCAGTTTGAAGTTGGGGATACCGAAACGGAGCAATCCACCGGGCGCTTCGTCCTTATCAAATAATGTGACACTATATCCTTTCAGGTTCAACTGGTTTGCTACAACCAGTCCGGCAGGGCCTGCGCCAATCACCGCAACTCTTTTTCCGTTTCTTTTCGGCTTTTGTACCTGTATATATCCCTCGCGAAAGGCTGCTTCAACAATAGCCGCTTCGTTTTCACGAATTGTCACAGGTTGGTCGCATGACAGTTTTAATACACAAGACTTTTCGCAGAGGGCAGGGCAGATACGTCCTGTAAATTCAGGAAAATCACAAGTAGATGACAAAACTTCGTATGCCTCTCTCCATTTTCCCTTGAATAAGGCATCCTGCCATTCCGGTTGTTTATTCCCTATCGGGCATGCCCAGTGGCAGAAAGGTACGCCGCAGTCCATGCAGCGGGATGCCTGCAACTTACGGCTGTTTGTATTCAACGTCTGTTCAACCTGACTATAATCAGTGATTCGT
This portion of the Bacteroides acidifaciens genome encodes:
- the dapF gene encoding diaminopimelate epimerase — protein: MTNRIKFTKMHGAGNDYIYVDTIQYPIEEPEKKAIEWSKFHTGIGSDGLILIGSSDKADFSMRIFNADGSEAMMCGNGSRCVGKYVYEYGLTDKTEITLETLSGIKILKLHVERKTVTAVTVDMGSPLETEEVHWEGKYPFRSTKVSIGNPHLVTFVDDITRINLPEIGPELENDPLFPDRTNVEFAQIVGKDTIRMRVWERGSGITQACGTGACATAVAAFINGLAGRKSNIIMDGGTVIIEWNEASGHIWMTGPATKVFDGEIEEVEG
- a CDS encoding glutamate synthase subunit beta encodes the protein MGDPKAFLNIPRQEAGYRPVSERITDYSQVEQTLNTNSRKLQASRCMDCGVPFCHWACPIGNKQPEWQDALFKGKWREAYEVLSSTCDFPEFTGRICPALCEKSCVLKLSCDQPVTIRENEAAIVEAAFREGYIQVQKPKRNGKRVAVIGAGPAGLVVANQLNLKGYSVTLFDKDEAPGGLLRFGIPNFKLDKNVIDRRMNILAAEGIKFEMGVEVDVNHLPEGFDAYCICTGTPTARDLSIPGRELKGIHFALEMLAQQNRILEGQTFPKDKLVNAKGKKVLVIGGGDTGSDCIGTSVRQGAISVTQIEIMPKPPVGHNPATPWPQWPIVFKTTSSHEEGCTRRWCLASNQFLGKNGKVTGVEVEEVEWIPATDSGRPAMKPTGKKEVIEADMVLLAMGFLKPEQPQFADNVFLAGDAATGASLVVRAMAGGRKAAAKIDAYLTTKN
- a CDS encoding LL-diaminopimelate aminotransferase; the encoded protein is MALVNEHFLKLPGSYLFSDIAKKVNTFRITHPKQDIIRLGIGDVTQPLPQACTEAMHKAVEELANKDTFRGYGPEQGYDFLIEAIIKNDFAPRGIHFSASEIFVSDGAKSDTGNIGDILRHDNSVGVTDPIYPVYIDSNVMCGRAGVLEEETGKWSNVTYMPCTSENNFIPEIPDKRIDIVYLCYPNNPTGTTLTKPELKKWVDYALANDTLILFDAAYEAYIQDENVPHSIYEIKGAKKCAIEFRSFSKTAGFTGVRCGYTVVPKELTAATLEGDRIPLNRLWNRRQCTKFNGTSYITQRAAEAVYSAEGKAQIKETINYYMTNAKIMKEGLEATGLKVYGGVNAPYLWVKTPNGLSSWRFFEQMLYEANVVGTPGVGFGPSGEGYIRLTAFGERNDCIEAMRRIKNWL
- a CDS encoding glycerophosphodiester phosphodiesterase family protein translates to MNLKKMMMASALLVTACCMQAQTKVIAHRGYWKTPGSSQNSITALQKADSIGCYGSEFDVWIAKDNKLVVNRDPVYKMRPMEYSKGDALTGLKLSNGENLPSLKQYLEAGKKCNAQLILELKAHSTKKRETKAVQEIVAMVKSMGLESRMEYITFSLHAMKEFIRLAPAGTPVFYLNGDLSPKELKELGAAGLDYHFGVIKKHPEWIKEAHDLGLKVNVWTVDEAEDMKWLIENKADFITTNEPVILQKELKQQ
- a CDS encoding ammonium transporter, whose product is MDTKYKSHGFVKPWIATTMFMLCCFTMDLSAQDTAAADTVAAITETITELSVLPTESTAEAPNTISELALGLNTVWMLLAAMLVFFMQPGFALVEAGFTRVKNTANILMKNFVDFMFGSLLYWFIGFGLMFGAGGFIGMPHFFDLSFMDNGLPKEGFLIFQTVFCATAATIVSGAMAERTKFSMYLIYTIFISVLIYPISGHWTWGSGWLMNGEAGSFMMNLFGTTFHDFAGSTVVHSVGGWLALVGAAILGPRIGKYGKDGKSRAIPGHNLTVAALGVFILWFGWFGFNPGSQLAASTEADANAISHVFLTTNLAACAGGFFALVISWMKYGKPSLSLTLNGVLAGLVGITAGCDAVSPAGAVLIGAICGVVMIFSVDFIDKVLKIDDPVGASSVHGVCGFLGTILTGFFSTSEGLFYGYGFGFLGAQLFGALVVGAWAAGMGFIIFKALDKIHGLRVPARVEEEGLDIYEHGESAYN
- a CDS encoding thioredoxin family protein; amino-acid sequence: MNIEKQLETAVRTNHLVLLVFYADWSPHYEWIGPVLRTYEKRTIELVKVNVGENKAIADAHNIDTVPAFLLLHKRNELWRQVGELTVEELKEVLDDFR
- the asnB gene encoding asparagine synthase B → MCGIAGILNIKAQTKELRDKALKMAQKIRHRGPDWSGIYVGGSAILAHERLSIVDPQSGGQPLYSPDRKQVLAVNGEIYNHRDIRAKYAGRYDFQTGSDCEVILVLYKDKGIHFLEDISGIFAFVLYDEEKDEFLIARDPIGVIPLYIGKDKEGKVYFGSELKALEGFCDEYEVFLPGHYFYSKEGKMKRWYSRDWTEYEAVKDNDARTADVKTALEDAVHRQLMSDVPYGVLLSGGLDSSVISAIAKKYAAKRIETDGASDAWWPQLHSFAIGLKGAPDLIKAREVAEYIGTVHHEINYTVQEGLDAIRDVIYFIETYDVTTVRASTPMYLLARVIKSMGIKMVLSGEGADEVFGGYLYFHKAPTPQAFHEETVRKLSKLHMYDCLRANKSLSAWGVEGRVPFLDKEFLDVAMTLNPKAKMCPGKDIEKRIVREAFADMLPESVAWRQKEQFSDGVGYSWIDTLKEITTAAVSDEQMAHAAERFPINTPQNKEEYYYRSIFEEHFPSESAARSVPSVPSVACSTAEALAWDISFRNLNEPSGRAVKGIHEEAYT
- a CDS encoding P-II family nitrogen regulator; translated protein: MKKIEAIIRKTKFEDVKDALLEADIEWFSYYDVRGIGKARQGRIYRGVVYDTSTIERILISIVVRDKNAEKTVQAIIKAAQTGEIGDGRIFVIPIEDAIRIRTAERGDIALYNAEQER